In Thermococcus camini, a genomic segment contains:
- a CDS encoding metal ABC transporter permease, protein MIPEYLLRALLASVMVSVLLGMLSPLINTKGLAFLTHALFHSLLFGAVLGMILGLLFENLSLVMLVALIVTVIVVLTIAELEKLGFSPDSAVGIVASFVAGLTVLGFGVLYKVMATRPYFPLGESIVSYLTGDIFLITLNDLTVLVIGGALLFFVVLFLYRDFLYLSFDPEGMESYGGNTRAYLMILYVLVGAIGALIVQTVGLITLQVVAVLPGAIALMVSSDLRKVIGASLFLTLGVQVSSVILAYFTDIPPSGLATIMLGIIYGALLFRR, encoded by the coding sequence GTGATTCCTGAGTATCTGCTCAGGGCTCTCCTTGCCAGCGTTATGGTAAGCGTCCTGCTCGGCATGCTCAGCCCGCTCATCAACACGAAGGGACTGGCCTTTCTAACCCACGCCCTCTTCCACTCCCTGCTGTTCGGTGCGGTTCTTGGAATGATACTCGGCCTGCTGTTCGAGAACCTCTCCCTGGTCATGCTCGTTGCACTCATCGTCACAGTCATCGTCGTGCTCACGATAGCGGAGCTTGAGAAGCTCGGGTTCTCCCCCGATTCCGCCGTTGGAATAGTGGCCAGCTTTGTCGCAGGCCTAACAGTCCTCGGCTTTGGTGTGCTCTACAAGGTGATGGCTACCAGGCCGTACTTCCCGCTCGGCGAGAGCATAGTCTCCTACCTCACGGGGGACATCTTCCTGATAACCCTCAACGATCTTACCGTCCTCGTCATCGGAGGTGCCCTTCTTTTCTTCGTCGTCCTCTTCCTTTACCGCGATTTCCTATACCTCAGCTTCGACCCGGAGGGCATGGAGAGCTACGGGGGCAACACGAGGGCCTACCTCATGATCCTCTACGTCCTCGTCGGCGCCATCGGCGCCCTCATCGTCCAGACCGTCGGCCTCATAACCCTCCAGGTGGTGGCCGTTCTTCCGGGCGCGATAGCGCTGATGGTCAGCAGCGACCTGCGCAAAGTCATCGGGGCCAGCCTGTTCCTAACTCTCGGCGTCCAGGTGTCCTCCGTGATCCTCGCCTACTTTACCGACATACCCCCCAGCGGCCTGGCGACGATAATGCTCGGCATCATCTACGGCGCCCTGCTCTTCAGGAGGTGA